AAATAACCCAATAAGTAGGGCATCAATCATCTCATTTTGACCAACGATAACTTTTGATAATTCAATTTTAATTTCTTCTATTTTACTATTAAGCATTCTTCTCTTTCATATTAAAATTGAAGTATTTTATCAAAAGTTATGTTTTTTAAACTTGAATTCTAAAAAAGGATATTTATTTTTTTACTTTTACTATTTTTTCTTTAGCATCAATCCAAGCATTAATCCCACCTTCTAAATATAAGGGATAGATATATCCTTTTTTCTCATATAATAGTTCTGCACCATGTTTTGCTTTTTCCCCATCTTCACTAATTAATACAAATTTTATATTAGTATTTCCAACTAAATTTATAAAAGAGTTTAACCACTTTTCTTTATTAATAGTTCCATCTTTTTTATAAAAACTTAATCTATATGAACTAGGTATAATTCCCGTCTCTTTGATATCTTTTTGTTTTCTAATATCAATAATTTTTATACCTTTTTGTTTAAGTTCTATAAGTTCTTTTACATCTATACTTTTTACTTGTGCATTTAAGAATGTGCTATTTAATAAGATAAATAAAATAGCTAGGCTTAAAAATTTAAAACTTTTCATTAAAAATCCTTTTTTTTATTATTTTTTAAAAGTATTATATCATAAAGATTTATGAAAAATCATTTAAAGTAGAATTAAAGATTGATTAGCTAAAATCACGACTCTATTTCTAAAATAGAAAGTCACATGTGTCAATCCTGGTATGGGTTGTGACAAGTTACAAACTTGCCATTAAGGGGCACAGAGGCTAAAAAACCCTAAAAAATTAAAACAAGGAAAAAACTATGGTTACAATGAAAGACCTATTAGAGTGTGGTGTACACTTCGGACACCAAACAAGAAGATGGAATCCAAAAATGAAAAAATTCATTTTCGGTGTTAGAAAAAATATTTATATTATCGATTTACAAAAGACATTAAGATATTTCAGATATACTTATAATGTAGTTAGAGATGCAGCAGCAGAAGGTCAAACAATGATTTTTGTTGGTACTAAAAAACAAGCTAGTGAAGCTGTAAAACAAGCTGCTATTTCTTGTGGTATGCCATACGTTAACCATAGATGGTTAGGTGGTATGTTAACAAACTACGGAACTATTAAAAAATCAATTAGAAAATTAGAAGTTATTAAAAAAATGAGAGAAGAAGGACAATTAGACCTTCTAACTAAAAAAGAAGCTTTAATGCTTACAAGAAAAGAAGAGAAGTTAGAGTTATACCTTGGTGGTATTAAAGAAATGAACAAACTTCCTGATATGATGTTCGTATTAGATGCTGTAAAAGAAAAAATTGCAATTAAAGAAGCTAGAAGACTTGGAATTAAAGTTGTTGCTCCTTTAGATACAAACTGTGATCCAGATGTTGTAGATTTCCCAATTCCAGGAAATGATGATGCAATCAGATCAATTCAATTATTCTGCAACGAAATGGCAGAAGCTATGAATGAAGGTAGAGCTGCTTTAGCTGATGAAACTGGTGAAGAAGTTGCTCCAGTATCTGCTGAAGAAGCACAAGAAGTAGTTGCTGAAGCTGTAGCAGAAGGTGAAGCTGAAGCAGTAGAAACTGAAGAAACTACAAAGGAAGCATAATATGGCAGGAGCAACTCCAAAACTAATTAAAGAGTTAAGAGAAAAATCTGGTGCAGGAATGCTTGATTGTAAAAATGCATTAAATGAGTGTGATGGAAACATTGAAGAAGCAATGAAATTTCTTAGAGAAGCTGGTTTAGCAAAAGCAGCTAAGAAAAGTGGAAATGTTGCAGCAGAAGGTTTAATCACTATCTTAATTAATGAAGATAATACAAAAGCTTCAATGACTGAGGTTAACTCTCAAACTGACTTCGTTGCTAAAAATGATCAGTTTATTGCATTAACTAATCAAATTACAACTCACGTTCAAGATAATAATTTAAATGATGCAGAAGCTTTAGCTAACTCTTCAATTGAAGGTCAAGAGTTTACTACATTTTTAAATGAAAAAATTGCAGTTATCGGTGAAAACTTAGTTGCAAGAAAAGTTATTACAGTTGAAGGTACTGTTGTAAATGGATATGTTCACATGGGGAAAGTAGGGGTTATCCTTGCTGCTAAATGTGATGATGCTGCAAAAGAAAAAACTGCTGATTTACTAAAAAAAGTTGCAATGCACGCAGCTTCAATGAAACCATCTGTAATCTCTTATACTGATTTAGATGCTGAATTTATTGAATCAGAAAACAAAGCAATTATTGCTGATATTGAAAAAGAGAATGAAGAGTTAGTAAGACTTGGAAAGCCTTTAAAAAATATCCCTCAATTTGTTTCTAAACAACAATTAACTGATGATGCAGTAGAAGCTGCAAGAAATGAGATGAGAGAAGAGTTAATCGCTCAAGGTAAACCAGAAAAAATTATTGACAACATCGTTGCTGGTAAAATTTCTAGATGGATTGAAGATAACTCTCAATTAGATAGAACTCATGCATTATTATCACAAACTTACGTTATGGATGATTCAATGACTGTTGAAGAAGCTATTAAAGCTGTTGATGCATCAATTGAAATCGTTGAGTATGTAAGATTTGAGCTTGGTGAAGGTATCGAGAAAAAAGAAGAAGATTTCGCTGCTGAAGTAGCTGCTCAAATGGGTAACTAATTACTATTTTAGTAAATAATAATGAAGATGAAGTAATGGGTGAACAATTAGATAATATATCACCCATTACGGAACATACTACTTTGCTAGAAGCAAAAAATTTATCTCACGAATTTGATTACAAACTTTTTGAAAATATTAACTTTAAAGTAAAAACTCAAGAATCAATCTCTATAATTGGAATGAGTGGAAGTGGTAAATCAACTCTACTTAATATTTTATCCTCTTTATTAAAACCTAAATCAGGTGAAATAATCTATAATAATAAAGACTTATATGAATTAAAGAAAAAAGAACTTTTAAATATAAGAAGAGAAGATTTTGGTATAATATTTCAAGCACATTATCTATTTCGTGGTTTTTCTGCAAGTGATAATTTAAAGATTGCAACACTATTAAGTCAAGAAGAAGTTGATAATGAACTTCTAAAAAAACTTAATATTGAATTTGTATTAAATCAAGGAGTTGGAGAACTAAGTGGAGGACAACAGCAAAGATTGTCTATTGCTAGAGTTCTTACAAAAAAACCCAAAATTATATTTGCAGATGAACCAACTGGTAATTTAGATAAAGATACAGCTCAAATAGTTATGGATACACTATTTGACTATATTAAAAAGAATGATGCAGCATTAATATTAGTAACACATGAAACTGATTTAGCTAATCAGTGTAATAAAGTATATAAATTAGAAAACCTTCAATTAAAGGAGTTGAAATAAATATGGACTTGATACTAATTACAAAGACTCCAATAATTGAAAAAATATTTAAACTTGTATGTAAAAAACTAGATTTAGAAGTTATTATAAAAGATAGTACTTCTTTTGAAAAAGAGGAAGTATATGATCTTATCATTGTTGATGAAGAGTTTATTAATGATGATTTTAATAGTTTAAAAAGACATACAAAAAAACTTGCTGCAATTACAAGTGAAGAGCTTCCTTTTGAAAAATCAAGAGATTTTATAATCAATAGACCTTTTTTACCAACTACACTAGAAGAGTTACTTTCAGAACAAATTGAGTATATAAAAGAAGATGATACTACTAAACAAGACATAAAAAACGCTGCAAATGAAGAAGAAGTTGTAGCAAATTATGTCGAATCCTTAGCCGATGATATTGCTTATAATATAGAAGAAGAGAATGATGAATCAATAGTAAGTATTGCCTCTTTAAATCAAGGTGGAATCCTAGATAATAGTGAATTAAGTAAAATTAGTGATATTCTACATGATGAAGAGATTGAAAGAGAAGTATTAGTTACTGAAAATGATTGGAAAGATATCAATGAAATTATTGATGATGCTTTAAGTGAAGTAAGTGAATATGAATTTAATTTAGATAATAGTGATGATAAAGAGCAACCTATCAAAGTATTATTAAATAATTACTCAATTGAAGAGCTTAAACCATTTTTACAAAAGTTTAATCAAAATGTAATTGATAGACTTTCTAATGGTGAAGATATAGATGTTAGATTAAGTTTAAAGGTAGATAACTAATGGATAAAAAAGGTGCTATTTTAATTCTTTCAGGACCTAGTGGTTGTGGAAAGTCAACACTTTTAAAAAAAGTTTATGAAAATATTGAAGATTACTATTTCTCTATTTCTACAACAACAAGAGAACCAAGAGAGGGTGAACAAAATGGTGTTGACTATTTCTTTGTAAGAAAAGAGGATTTTGAAGAAGATATTAAAAATGGTCAATTTTTAGAGTGGGCAGAAGTTCATGGAAATTACTATGGAACTTCGTTAAAACCAATAAAAGAGGCTTTATCAGAAGGTAAATTAGTGATTTTTGATATTGATGTTCAAGGACATGAAATAGTAAGAAAAAAACTAGAAAAAGTAGTTACCTCTGTATTTATTACAACACCATCTTTAGATGAGTTAGAAAGAAGATTAACTAATAGAGATACAGATACAAGTGCTGTAATTGCTAGAAGAATTGAAAATGCAAAATATGAAATCAAATCATTTCAAAAGTATGATTATTTTATTGAAAATGATGATTTAGAAAAAGCAAGTAATGAGCTAATCTCTATTGCAAAAATAGCTAGAATAAAATCTAAGCTATTTGACAAAGATGAGTTAATTAAGAACTGGTTAGGAAACTA
This sequence is a window from Halarcobacter bivalviorum. Protein-coding genes within it:
- a CDS encoding rhodanese-like domain-containing protein translates to MKSFKFLSLAILFILLNSTFLNAQVKSIDVKELIELKQKGIKIIDIRKQKDIKETGIIPSSYRLSFYKKDGTINKEKWLNSFINLVGNTNIKFVLISEDGEKAKHGAELLYEKKGYIYPLYLEGGINAWIDAKEKIVKVKK
- the rpsB gene encoding 30S ribosomal protein S2, whose translation is MVTMKDLLECGVHFGHQTRRWNPKMKKFIFGVRKNIYIIDLQKTLRYFRYTYNVVRDAAAEGQTMIFVGTKKQASEAVKQAAISCGMPYVNHRWLGGMLTNYGTIKKSIRKLEVIKKMREEGQLDLLTKKEALMLTRKEEKLELYLGGIKEMNKLPDMMFVLDAVKEKIAIKEARRLGIKVVAPLDTNCDPDVVDFPIPGNDDAIRSIQLFCNEMAEAMNEGRAALADETGEEVAPVSAEEAQEVVAEAVAEGEAEAVETEETTKEA
- the tsf gene encoding translation elongation factor Ts, with the translated sequence MAGATPKLIKELREKSGAGMLDCKNALNECDGNIEEAMKFLREAGLAKAAKKSGNVAAEGLITILINEDNTKASMTEVNSQTDFVAKNDQFIALTNQITTHVQDNNLNDAEALANSSIEGQEFTTFLNEKIAVIGENLVARKVITVEGTVVNGYVHMGKVGVILAAKCDDAAKEKTADLLKKVAMHAASMKPSVISYTDLDAEFIESENKAIIADIEKENEELVRLGKPLKNIPQFVSKQQLTDDAVEAARNEMREELIAQGKPEKIIDNIVAGKISRWIEDNSQLDRTHALLSQTYVMDDSMTVEEAIKAVDASIEIVEYVRFELGEGIEKKEEDFAAEVAAQMGN
- a CDS encoding ABC transporter ATP-binding protein; the encoded protein is MGEQLDNISPITEHTTLLEAKNLSHEFDYKLFENINFKVKTQESISIIGMSGSGKSTLLNILSSLLKPKSGEIIYNNKDLYELKKKELLNIRREDFGIIFQAHYLFRGFSASDNLKIATLLSQEEVDNELLKKLNIEFVLNQGVGELSGGQQQRLSIARVLTKKPKIIFADEPTGNLDKDTAQIVMDTLFDYIKKNDAALILVTHETDLANQCNKVYKLENLQLKELK
- the gmk gene encoding guanylate kinase, producing the protein MDKKGAILILSGPSGCGKSTLLKKVYENIEDYYFSISTTTREPREGEQNGVDYFFVRKEDFEEDIKNGQFLEWAEVHGNYYGTSLKPIKEALSEGKLVIFDIDVQGHEIVRKKLEKVVTSVFITTPSLDELERRLTNRDTDTSAVIARRIENAKYEIKSFQKYDYFIENDDLEKASNELISIAKIARIKSKLFDKDELIKNWLGN